A genomic region of Caenorhabditis elegans chromosome V contains the following coding sequences:
- the K02E2.1 gene encoding Sodium-and chloride-dependent glycine transporter 2 (Confirmed by transcript evidence) — translation MLDGLLNPSSNYNASFCYNVSRGTFVTVECEYPFAYYVENALYRTVFGCFFHLIEVLLLGALWFCNIWIQRDFTEAYMSSVAVPLSISTVMKIATYVWNLLYPRGDIEKSWLIDMAYATSVTTAQMTLIMGLPVLLFMAMRMGTSRKQNYGWCTWIPFLLILILSFPISAVFNMLNKADYAAPSLVAILALIIISLGFMFAFIGMGCMTFACCAGKKIAMDMLDPVIYDARSRLGWAMLFSIFAPISVYPCFYCFVSLAFFLNLSDSNELLSNEMATRVWSFFFGPTVLIFTFLILPSYRDTIMCGCKYRRFQQKIQMSQLAAPAAQGVTPQIRISEPEKLPVEFIKEPEQKVPLEPLFIPSAEAKRPRPAYPVQNFPDKY, via the exons ATGCTTGACGGGCTCCTGAACCCCAGCTCAAACTACAACGCGAGCTTCTGCTATAATGTGTCTCGTGGCACATTTGTCACGGTGGAATGCGAGTATCCGTTTGCTTATTATGTGGAAAATGCGCTCTATCGCACAGTTTTTGGATGTTTCTTTCATTTGATTGAGGTCTTGCTCCTGGGAGCTCTGTGGTTTTGTAATATTTGGATTCAGAGGGATTTTACGG aagccTACATGTCAAGCGTCGCAGTACCTCTAAGCATTTCCACCGTCATGAAAATCGCCACCTACGTCTGGAATTTACTGTATCCACGTGGTGATATAGAGAAAAGTTGGCTCATTGATATGGCATACGCGACAAGTGTCACTACAGCACAAATGACATTAATTATGGGACTACCAGTGTTATTATTCATGGCGATGAGGATGGGGACCTCCCGGAAGCAGAACTACGGGTGGTGTACTTG GATCCCATTTCTCCTGATCCTCATCCTATCGTTCCCCATCTCTGCAGTGTTCAATATGCTCAACAAAGCTGACTACGCGGCTCCATCTCTTGTTGCAATTTTGGCTCTTATTATAATTTCCCTCGGCTTTATGTTTGCCTTTATCGGAATGGGATGTATGACTTTTGCCTGCTGTGCCGGCAAAAAAATCGCCATGGATATGCTAGACCCCGTGATTTATGATGCTCGGAGTCGGTTGGGATGGGCTATGctcttttcgattttcgcaCCGATCAGTGTTTATCCGTGCTTTT ACTGCTTCGTGTCTCTGGCGTTTTTCCTAAACCTCTCCGATTCTAATGAGCTTCTGAGTAATGAGATGGCCACCAGAGTCTGGAGCTTCTTCTTCGGACCCACCGTACTCATATTCACCTTCCTGATTCTTCCCTCCTATCGGGACACCATCATGTGCGG CTGCAAATATCGCcgattccaacaaaaaatccaaatgaGCCAGTTGGCAGCACCTGCTGCCCAGGGAGTCACTCCGCAAatcagg atctcggAGCCAGAAAAGCTTCCCGTCGAGTTCATCAAGGAGCCCGAGCAGAAAGTCCCACTGGAGCCACTCTTCATACCAAGTGCTGAGGCCAAGCGTCCAAGGCCAGCCTACCCAGTTCAGAATTTCCCGGATAAATATTAA
- the Y38H6A.5 gene encoding UPAR/Ly6 domain-containing protein (Confirmed by transcript evidence) has translation MHYLPIILFSFLLLPRGATSIECYSGSQLQVINCPSMSCIKQTLGLDTVRYCDGTGVSSICQTYRIVETCDTIPNLGYICCCGGDLYAAKNQVTPEIRRQCLMKLASVCSIGETAEPIRQKVEELKAFQISIIMLPPSSRTEEESLQKSK, from the exons ATGCACTACCTACCCATCATCCTCTTCTCCTTCCTACTCCTGCCACGTGGTGCCACCTCAATCGAATGTTATTCCGGTTCACAACTCCAAGTCATCAATTGCCCATCAATGTCATGTATCAAACAAACCCTCGGATTGGATACG GTTCGCTACTGCGATGGCACTGGTGTCTCGTCCATCTGTCAAACCTACCGAATCGTAGAGACTTGTGATACAATTCCGAATTTAGGATATATTTGCTGTTGCGGTGGCGATTTGT atgctgcaaaaaatcaagtaaCACCAGAAATCCGCCGTCAATGTTTGATGAAACTTGCTTCAGTTTGTTCAATTGGAGAAACCGCTGAGCCTATCCGGCAGAAGGTTGAAGAGCTCAAGGCgtttcaaataagtataatcatg ctaccGCCAAGCTCAAGGACAGAAGAAGAAAGtctccaaaaatcgaaataa
- the Y38H6A.1 gene encoding DUF19 domain-containing protein (Confirmed by transcript evidence) produces MRSIATILLAIFISGAVSTDNRAAMSAKAVTLGVTFYTAAQIQTILQCIDPQIFAAPTDTTALITVGKNCIINNSGSKALAALSLYTNINSCLNPDDILTLAEGWATPFLKLTKTLTNKIVKNLKACKKAGTAQEACLQKMYVTAKAAITKAYVNKICTKFVKQNLSAKQYACAIKYAPQVVTVTGYKCATLTIT; encoded by the exons atgagGTCTATTGCAACAATTCTCCTCGCAATTTTCATCAGCGGTGCTGTGAGTACTGATAACCGTGCAGCAATGTCTGCAAAAGCTGTAACACTTGGGGTGACTTTTTACACGGCCGCCCAGATTCAGACGATTTTGCAATGCATTGACCCACAGATTTTTGCTGCTCCAACTGATACTACGGCTTTGATAACAG ttGGCAAGAACTGCATTATCAACAACTCGGGCTCCAAAGCGCTTGCTGCATTGAGTTTGTACACAAATA TCAACAGTTGCCTCAACCCGGATGACATTCTCACTTTGGCTGAGGGGTGGGCCACCCCATTCCTTAAACTCACAAAAACTCTGACCAACAAG AttgttaaaaacttgaaagccTGCAAAAAGGCAGGTACCGCGCAGGAAGCGTGCCTCCAGAAGATGTACGTCACCGCCAAGGCAGCCATCACAAAAGCCTACGTGAACAAAATTTGCACTAAGTTTGTGAAACAG aatCTGTCTGCAAAACAATACGCCTGTGCTATCAAGTATGCTCCACAAGTGGTTACCGTTACCGGCTACAAGTGCGCCACGTTGACAATTacttaa
- the Y38H6A.3 gene encoding WAP domain-containing protein (Confirmed by transcript evidence) — MKLLTLLFVFLLKFLESDANWNNWGWGQPQQPSPAPNNNLAIGYPTAYGLYAGRGWGNQNYGGGGGGPPNAGAGFGSPLRCLNGGAHIGQCRLDQDSICIALGGVCTHGACCTTPFVSILGSLGTTTETPEVIDGETTKKKKGKRKLVTTTTTMAPGDREGEDIDDVMKSSELEEWNKLVERARLASTTTTEEPYIEEPIITVSPYVEENEDRRCSSGLRSVGPCSEDSDCPTLHQCEKEQCCYLLP, encoded by the exons atgaaacttctGACACTTTTATTCGtatttcttctgaaatttttggaaagtgaCGCGAATTGGAATAATT ggGGCTGGGGACAACCCCAACAACCATCACCTGCTCCGAACAACAATTTGGCAATTGGGTACCCAACTGCGTACGGGCTGTATGCCGGAAGAGGATGGGGAAATCAGAACTATGGAGGCGGTGGAGGTGGACCT CCCAACGCCGGCGCGGGCTTTGGCAGCCCTCTACGCTGCCTGAACGGTGGCGCCCACATCGGACAGTGCCGTCTGGATCAGGACTCGATTTGTATTGCACTCGGAGGAGTTTGTACTCACGGAGCATGTTGCACAACACCTTTTGTTAGTATTCTCGGCAGCTTGGGGACTACTACGGAGACACCTGAAGTGATAGATGGGGAgacgacgaagaagaagaaggggaAGAGGAAGTTGGTCACTACAACGACGACTATGGCTCCTGGGGATCGAGAGGGAGAGGATATTGATGATGTG ATGAAATCCTCTGAACTTGAAGAATGGAACAAATTAGTGGAAAGAGCAAGGCTGGCAAGTACAACTACTACAGAAGAACCCTATATTGAAGAGCCAATAATTACAGTATCACCTTACGTGGAAGAGAATGAGGATAGG agATGCTCTTCTGGGCTCCGCTCCGTAGGCCCTTGCTCCGAGGATTCCGACTGCCCGACACTTCATCAATGTGAAAAGGAACAGTGTTGTTATTTATTGCCATga
- the Y38H6A.5 gene encoding Activin_recp domain-containing protein (Confirmed by transcript evidence) — translation MHYLPIILFSFLLLPRGATSIECYSGSQLQVINCPSMSCIKQTLGLDTVRYCDGTGVSSICQTYRIVETCDTIPNLGYICCCGGDLCNSSMAPTLFLSIFVAIYMFF, via the exons ATGCACTACCTACCCATCATCCTCTTCTCCTTCCTACTCCTGCCACGTGGTGCCACCTCAATCGAATGTTATTCCGGTTCACAACTCCAAGTCATCAATTGCCCATCAATGTCATGTATCAAACAAACCCTCGGATTGGATACG GTTCGCTACTGCGATGGCACTGGTGTCTCGTCCATCTGTCAAACCTACCGAATCGTAGAGACTTGTGATACAATTCCGAATTTAGGATATATTTGCTGTTGCGGTGGCGATTTGTGTAATTCTTCAATGGCTCCGACGctgtttttatcgatttttgtggcaatttacatgtttttttag